Proteins from a single region of Hordeum vulgare subsp. vulgare chromosome 6H, MorexV3_pseudomolecules_assembly, whole genome shotgun sequence:
- the LOC123403239 gene encoding uncharacterized protein LOC123403239, producing MGAKLSCSSTHRGTLSQQPHHPAPVRVIAADGSLKELPASPGVTVSDVLGGDATSFFVCNSDALYFNEPPPALAYDELHRPGQIYFLLPAAVLGRPLSSADMAALAVRATAAKRPERRGDSEDVLFNVKLNERTLGEFAVSVSPAKKSNGKLAVRSRLRLKRAPSSASERHTGGC from the coding sequence ATGGGCGCCAAGCTTTCCTGCTCTTCCACCCACCGAGGAACCCTCTCGCAGCAGCCACACCATCCGGCGCCCGTCAGGGTCATCGCCGCCGACGGCTCGCTGAAGGAGCTCCCGGCGAGTCCCGGAGTCACCGTCTCCGACGTTCTCGGCGGCGACGCCACCTCCTTCTTCGTGTGCAACTCCGACGCGCTCTACTTCAACGAACCCCCACCGGCGCTGGCCTACGACGAGCTGCACCGGCCGGGTCAAATATACTTCCTGCTCCCGGCCGCGGTGCTCGGGCGGCCGCTCTCGAGCGCCGACATGGCCGCGCTGGCCGTGCGTGCGACCGCGGCCAAGAGGCCTGAGCGGCGCGGCGACAGCGAAGACGTCCTGTTCAACGTGAAGCTTAACGAGCGGACGCTCGGGGAGTTCGCGGTGTCGGTGAGTCCGGCGAAGAAGAGCAACGGGAAGCTCGCCGTGCGGTCGCGGCTGAGGCTGAAGCGTGCTCCGAGCAGTGCCAGTGAGCGTCATACAGGAGGCTGCTGA